The Carboxydothermus pertinax genomic interval AAGTAAAGGCCGGCACCGCCGGCCTTTAAAAATATAATTACCATTAACAAGTAGAAGCAAATAAATGAGGAGGATTACACCAAAATGTTTAACGTAGTAAAATACTTGCTCTGGATAGAGTATTTAATTCACTTAGTGGTTGTATTTATGCTTGTTGTAGCGGTTGGAGGAATTATTTTAAATACATTTACTGGATTTTCAATAACTAAAAATGTATTACTACTTATTAGCAATGCTTTATTAATTATGATTATTAAAGAGGTTATATGGACTGTTATTAAATTTTTTAAAAAAGAGCGATTTAGTGTAGCTTCTTTTATTTTGATAGGTATTATTTCTGCTATTAGACAAAGCCTTTTTGTAGAAGCGCAAATATCATTAAATAAAAGTCACAGTTGGGAACCGCTTTATGAGATAGGAGTAAATACCTTGATTATCTTAGTGCTTTCCATATCTTATTTTATTGTAAAAAAGGCAGAAGTTTGTTCAAATGATTAGTCAGGAATTTGGGGTTGGACAAGAAATTTATTTTCTTACCAGAAAATAGCCCTTGAAGA includes:
- a CDS encoding phosphate-starvation-inducible PsiE family protein; translated protein: MFNVVKYLLWIEYLIHLVVVFMLVVAVGGIILNTFTGFSITKNVLLLISNALLIMIIKEVIWTVIKFFKKERFSVASFILIGIISAIRQSLFVEAQISLNKSHSWEPLYEIGVNTLIILVLSISYFIVKKAEVCSND